A region from the Aquimarina sp. ERC-38 genome encodes:
- a CDS encoding rhomboid family intramembrane serine protease has translation MGRITDTVKTLLIINIIFFVGSFGLGDAAIQWFALWFPKNDNFQIWQIITHMFMHGDTTHIFFNMFMLYMFGSHLEQSIGQQKFLFLYFSAGLGAAGLQILFTYLQFYPAYQVYIEAGFTPVEITTFIEEAIQTGQFQIHPTIDKEVTQNMIRAFSIPMVGASGAISGVIMAFAVLYPNLPLYLLFIPVPIKAKYLIGVYFLIDLYGGITGNSILGPSNVAHWAHVGGAVIGFLTMYYWKKNSFNHNRWN, from the coding sequence ATGGGAAGAATTACCGATACGGTTAAAACATTATTAATTATAAACATCATCTTCTTTGTCGGGAGTTTTGGCTTAGGGGATGCTGCTATCCAATGGTTTGCTTTATGGTTTCCTAAGAATGATAATTTTCAGATTTGGCAGATCATCACCCATATGTTTATGCATGGAGATACTACGCATATTTTCTTTAATATGTTTATGCTCTATATGTTTGGGAGCCACCTGGAACAATCCATCGGACAGCAAAAATTTCTATTTTTATATTTTTCGGCGGGATTAGGTGCTGCAGGATTACAAATCCTATTTACATATCTGCAATTTTATCCTGCTTACCAGGTATATATTGAAGCTGGTTTTACTCCGGTAGAAATAACTACCTTTATTGAAGAAGCTATCCAGACCGGTCAATTTCAGATTCATCCTACTATAGATAAAGAAGTGACACAAAATATGATCCGGGCATTTTCAATTCCTATGGTAGGGGCGTCCGGGGCAATATCCGGTGTGATCATGGCGTTTGCTGTATTGTACCCTAATTTACCGTTATACTTATTATTTATTCCCGTACCCATTAAAGCAAAATATTTGATTGGAGTCTATTTTTTAATCGATTTGTACGGAGGGATTACAGGAAATTCTATTTTAGGACCATCTAATGTTGCTCATTGGGCGCATGTAGGAGGAGCAGTAATTGGTTTCTTAACCATGTATTATTGGAAAAAAAATTCGTTTAATCATAATCGCTGGAATTAG
- a CDS encoding rhomboid family intramembrane serine protease, translated as MAANNLSYQFKTANIAVKIIVINVAVFLLARVGAWVIGSTPSNFMSWFVLPADIMSYLTQFWSILTYSFLHFDFFHILWNMLILYWFSQFVLNLFNEKRFLTIYLLGAICGGILFLTGYNLFPVLANQSGFLIGASAGVLAIVVFIATYTPNAEVRIFMFTLKLWHIALFMVLRDLISLPTSGNAGGLIAHMGGALLGYIYALQLRKGIDIGSGFEKAIDAVGSYFTPKPKSPLKTVHRKPKTTRTTQTKQQSVVRRNKTEQQKRIDEILDKISTSGYESLSKQEKDFLFKAGKE; from the coding sequence ATGGCAGCTAATAACTTATCATATCAATTTAAAACTGCAAACATTGCCGTAAAAATCATTGTAATTAATGTTGCCGTTTTTTTATTGGCCAGGGTAGGGGCATGGGTGATCGGATCTACGCCTTCAAATTTTATGAGCTGGTTTGTATTACCGGCAGATATAATGAGTTACCTAACCCAGTTTTGGAGTATACTTACGTATAGTTTTTTACATTTTGATTTCTTCCATATTTTATGGAATATGTTGATTTTATACTGGTTTAGTCAGTTCGTACTCAACTTATTTAATGAAAAACGATTTTTAACAATCTATTTATTAGGGGCTATCTGTGGTGGGATTTTATTTTTAACCGGATATAATTTGTTTCCGGTATTAGCAAATCAAAGCGGATTTCTAATAGGAGCTTCTGCAGGAGTATTAGCTATTGTTGTTTTTATTGCAACGTACACCCCTAATGCGGAAGTCAGGATATTTATGTTTACTTTAAAGCTTTGGCACATCGCATTATTTATGGTATTACGAGATTTGATTTCGCTACCAACTTCCGGAAATGCGGGAGGTTTGATTGCGCACATGGGCGGTGCTCTTTTAGGGTATATCTATGCATTGCAGTTGAGAAAAGGTATTGATATAGGTTCCGGATTTGAAAAAGCAATAGACGCTGTGGGGTCTTATTTTACACCAAAGCCTAAGTCTCCTTTAAAAACAGTACATCGCAAACCAAAAACTACCAGGACTACCCAGACAAAGCAACAATCTGTAGTAAGACGAAATAAAACGGAGCAACAGAAGCGTATTGATGAAATTCTAGATAAAATAAGTACCAGCGGTTATGAAAGCCTGAGTAAACAAGAAAAGGATTTTCTCTTCAAAGCAGGGAAAGAATAA
- a CDS encoding endonuclease/exonuclease/phosphatase family protein, with protein sequence MKTIIHRFLFVLNSIFAFTLLLSYLLPYISPRSFPLISLLSLTVSPLILLNILFLIYWLLVLNKKFLVSLIALLLGFSHVTSLYRFNFFTNTTTTDHENVLSLMSYNVLSFNRFFSIDSQTVPEDISKLVQKKNPDIICMQEFREGMETDFVQFPYKFLKYNDRKKTIALTIHSKYPIINKGSFSFEHTANNIIYADIVVKSDTIRVYNLHLQSHQITSEIKDLNSTNSKKVIKNIRYSFKRQQDQTEELVSHLKQTPYPAIIMGDFNNTAFSYIYNQIISEGFIDAFKEAGSGFGKTFKFDLFPARIDFILVPEHSRILSFSTLTEYFSDHFPIYAEITLHSSKR encoded by the coding sequence ATGAAAACAATTATTCACAGGTTTCTCTTTGTGCTGAATAGTATATTTGCTTTTACCCTTTTACTTTCTTATCTACTTCCTTATATTTCTCCACGTTCCTTTCCGTTGATCTCATTATTAAGTTTAACGGTTTCTCCGCTGATCTTACTTAATATTTTATTCTTAATATATTGGTTGTTAGTGCTGAATAAGAAATTTTTAGTTTCTTTGATTGCATTACTTCTTGGATTCTCACATGTAACTTCGCTATATCGATTTAATTTCTTTACGAATACCACTACGACGGATCATGAGAACGTTTTATCTTTAATGAGTTATAACGTACTTTCTTTTAACCGTTTTTTCTCAATTGATTCACAAACAGTTCCTGAAGATATTTCTAAGTTAGTGCAAAAAAAAAATCCGGATATTATTTGTATGCAGGAATTTCGGGAAGGAATGGAAACGGATTTTGTGCAATTTCCCTATAAATTTTTAAAATACAACGACCGGAAGAAAACGATAGCCCTAACTATACATTCAAAATATCCTATTATAAATAAAGGATCTTTTAGTTTTGAACATACCGCGAATAATATTATATATGCGGATATTGTAGTAAAAAGTGATACTATCCGGGTGTATAATTTACATTTACAATCGCATCAGATTACATCAGAAATTAAAGACTTAAATTCAACAAATTCAAAAAAGGTAATTAAGAATATTCGGTATTCTTTTAAACGACAACAAGATCAAACGGAGGAACTTGTGAGTCATTTAAAGCAAACACCTTATCCGGCTATTATCATGGGAGATTTTAATAATACGGCATTCTCTTATATTTACAATCAAATCATATCCGAAGGTTTTATAGATGCTTTTAAAGAAGCGGGTTCCGGATTCGGAAAAACTTTTAAATTTGATTTGTTCCCGGCACGGATTGATTTTATTTTGGTACCTGAACATAGCCGTATTTTAAGCTTTAGTACTTTAACTGAATATTTTTCCGATCACTTTCCCATCTATGCAGAGATTACATTGCATAGTTCTAAAAGGTAA
- a CDS encoding DUF6122 family protein: protein MLRTGIHYSFHLIIPWIIAYFWYPKQWKKVGLIFIAAMVIDLDHLLAVPIFDPNRCSIGFHPLHSVIASIAYFFLFVLKRTRIIGAALLWHIITDGLDCIMQSYTFNF, encoded by the coding sequence ATGTTACGTACCGGAATTCACTATAGTTTTCATCTTATCATTCCCTGGATAATTGCGTATTTTTGGTATCCCAAACAATGGAAAAAAGTCGGTCTTATTTTTATAGCAGCTATGGTTATTGACCTCGATCACCTTCTGGCTGTTCCAATATTCGACCCCAATCGATGTAGCATAGGTTTTCATCCATTACATTCTGTAATAGCAAGTATTGCTTATTTCTTTTTATTCGTATTAAAAAGAACTCGAATTATCGGAGCTGCTTTGCTTTGGCATATCATCACCGATGGCCTGGATTGTATCATGCAGTCCTATACGTTTAATTTTTGA
- a CDS encoding WbqC family protein produces MENALCLLHPAYLGSIAQYVAIVRASEIIFEDCDNYQKQTYRNRTYIYGANGKLLLTVPFLHSGEERRLYKEVRIQNDFNWQLQHRKSIETAYRTSPFFEYYEDDFQILYAKKFTYLLDYNYQCFEVVKGCLQLEVPFSKTDTYQKEFYGGIDARNLIVAKKETIYHFTPYVQVFSEKHGFIPNLSIIDLLFNEGPNAITYLQNQSLSKLDTSNV; encoded by the coding sequence ATGGAAAATGCATTGTGTTTGTTACACCCCGCCTATTTGGGTTCGATTGCACAATATGTAGCCATTGTTAGGGCATCAGAAATTATTTTTGAAGATTGTGATAATTACCAGAAGCAAACCTATCGTAATCGAACTTATATTTACGGGGCTAATGGTAAACTTTTATTAACCGTCCCATTTTTACATTCCGGTGAAGAACGGCGGTTATATAAAGAAGTACGGATTCAGAATGACTTTAACTGGCAACTACAGCATCGTAAATCTATAGAAACCGCCTACCGTACCTCCCCTTTTTTTGAGTATTACGAAGATGATTTTCAGATTTTATACGCTAAGAAATTTACCTATCTACTGGATTATAACTACCAATGCTTTGAAGTAGTTAAAGGCTGCCTTCAACTAGAAGTTCCTTTCTCTAAAACAGATACCTACCAAAAAGAATTTTACGGAGGTATAGATGCCAGAAACCTGATCGTTGCAAAAAAAGAAACAATTTATCACTTCACACCATACGTACAGGTTTTTTCAGAAAAACACGGTTTTATCCCCAATTTATCTATTATTGATCTTTTATTTAATGAAGGACCTAATGCAATTACGTATCTACAAAATCAAAGTTTGAGTAAATTAGATACTTCTAATGTATAA
- the lepB gene encoding signal peptidase I, which produces MTFTEWFLFFLVVQVIHFAGTWKLYKKAGRQAWEAAIPVYNAVILMKIIHRPWWWVILLFIPVINVIMLPVIWVETIRSFGQNTTKDTVLVIVTLGLYIYYVNYVLDVTHIKDRDLKPPTAAGEWISSILFAVVAATLVHTYVMQPYTIPTGSLERTLLVGDFLFVSKFHYGARTPMTAVSFPMVHDTIPVVRTKSYLSEPQYPYFRIPGFENIERNDLVVFSWPVDTVNAFQQYSDGKYYYKPIDKKSNYVKRCVGVPGDSLSLVDGFVYINGKQNQLPERAILQFNYLVETKGGRFNPDNLYKRYGIKPDEFRYDGQNATAFLTAEAAEKFKNHPNVVRLERLIMPKGTRDPRVFPNTGKLDWNIDNFGPIYIPKQGTTTPLTIDNIDLYRRLIEVYDGAEIGIPQEVTTNGTQVLINGEVVNEYTFKQDYYWMVGDNRHNSEDARAWGYVPANHVVGKPVFVWFSWDTNAKGLFNKIRWERMFTTVSGSGKPRSYLFLFLIIVAGWYAFSLYRKKKKG; this is translated from the coding sequence ATGACATTTACAGAATGGTTTTTATTTTTTTTAGTCGTACAGGTAATACATTTTGCCGGTACCTGGAAACTTTATAAAAAAGCAGGTAGGCAAGCTTGGGAAGCTGCGATTCCAGTATATAATGCAGTGATTTTAATGAAGATCATCCACCGTCCCTGGTGGTGGGTCATCTTACTTTTTATCCCTGTAATCAACGTGATTATGCTTCCTGTTATTTGGGTAGAAACAATTCGTAGTTTCGGGCAAAATACCACTAAAGATACGGTGTTGGTTATTGTGACTTTAGGCTTGTATATCTATTATGTAAATTACGTTTTGGATGTCACCCATATTAAGGATCGTGATCTTAAACCACCTACGGCGGCAGGAGAATGGATAAGTTCTATCTTATTTGCTGTGGTAGCCGCTACCCTGGTACATACCTACGTAATGCAACCCTACACGATTCCAACCGGATCGCTGGAAAGAACCTTGCTGGTGGGAGACTTTTTGTTTGTAAGTAAATTTCATTACGGAGCTCGTACTCCGATGACAGCCGTTTCTTTTCCGATGGTACATGACACCATTCCGGTAGTACGTACCAAGTCTTATTTATCCGAACCACAATACCCTTATTTCAGGATTCCAGGTTTTGAAAATATTGAGCGAAATGACCTCGTCGTATTTAGCTGGCCGGTAGACACTGTAAATGCTTTTCAACAATACAGTGACGGAAAGTATTACTACAAACCTATTGACAAAAAATCCAATTATGTAAAAAGATGCGTAGGTGTACCGGGAGATTCCCTTTCGTTAGTTGATGGATTTGTATATATTAATGGAAAACAAAATCAATTACCGGAACGGGCAATATTGCAGTTCAATTATCTGGTAGAAACCAAAGGCGGAAGGTTTAATCCTGATAATTTATATAAACGCTATGGAATCAAGCCAGATGAATTTAGATATGACGGACAAAATGCAACTGCTTTTCTCACGGCTGAAGCTGCGGAAAAATTTAAAAACCATCCAAATGTAGTACGTTTGGAAAGGCTTATCATGCCTAAAGGTACTAGAGACCCTCGGGTCTTTCCAAATACCGGAAAGTTGGATTGGAATATTGATAATTTTGGACCCATTTATATCCCAAAACAGGGAACTACCACTCCGCTCACCATTGACAATATTGACTTGTACCGAAGATTAATTGAAGTATATGACGGTGCGGAAATAGGGATACCACAAGAAGTAACTACCAATGGTACCCAGGTTTTAATTAACGGCGAAGTGGTAAATGAATATACCTTTAAACAAGATTATTACTGGATGGTGGGAGATAACCGCCATAATAGTGAAGACGCACGCGCCTGGGGATATGTACCGGCGAACCATGTAGTGGGTAAACCTGTTTTTGTGTGGTTTAGCTGGGATACGAATGCTAAAGGATTATTTAATAAAATTAGGTGGGAACGTATGTTTACTACGGTAAGCGGAAGCGGAAAACCCAGGTCCTACCTGTTTCTCTTTCTAATTATAGTAGCAGGGTGGTATGCTTTTAGCCTGTATCGGAAAAAGAAAAAAGGCTAA
- the dapB gene encoding 4-hydroxy-tetrahydrodipicolinate reductase has translation MKIALLGYGKMGKTIEKIAIERGHQVVLKADEHTDLSTLKEAEVAIDFSVPTAAVGNITSCFNAGVPVVSGTTGWLSEYDQVIQQCKTLNGSFIYASNFSLGVNLFFELNKKLARMMSPVEGYDITMEEIHHTQKLDAPSGTAITLAEGIIEEHKEKTQWSLEERGKDSITIDAKRIDQVPGTHTVTYTSQVDDLMIRHTAHNRQGFALGAVVAAEWLHNKKGVFTMKDVLGLS, from the coding sequence ATGAAAATTGCTTTACTGGGTTACGGTAAAATGGGTAAAACCATAGAAAAAATTGCTATTGAACGAGGACATCAGGTGGTATTAAAAGCAGATGAACATACTGACCTTTCTACTCTAAAAGAGGCGGAGGTTGCCATTGATTTTAGCGTTCCTACCGCTGCCGTAGGTAATATAACTTCCTGTTTTAACGCAGGGGTACCCGTAGTATCAGGGACTACCGGATGGTTATCCGAATATGATCAGGTGATCCAACAATGTAAAACATTAAATGGTAGTTTTATATATGCTTCTAATTTTAGCTTAGGCGTCAATTTATTTTTTGAACTAAATAAAAAATTAGCCCGTATGATGTCACCCGTAGAAGGTTATGATATCACTATGGAAGAAATTCACCATACTCAAAAATTAGATGCCCCCAGTGGTACGGCTATCACATTAGCTGAAGGCATTATTGAAGAGCATAAGGAGAAAACACAATGGTCGCTTGAAGAAAGAGGTAAAGATAGTATTACCATTGATGCAAAACGTATTGACCAGGTACCCGGTACACATACCGTTACCTATACCTCTCAGGTTGATGACCTTATGATCCGGCACACCGCTCATAACCGACAAGGATTTGCGCTGGGGGCAGTAGTTGCCGCCGAATGGTTACATAACAAAAAAGGAGTTTTTACTATGAAAGACGTGCTAGGCTTATCTTAG